Below is a genomic region from Spirosoma radiotolerans.
AGCCGGAGTTTGGCCAAGACAATCCAGTTACCTACTACTTAGAAATTAAACTTTCAAAATATTTTGAAAGCTTAAAAACGATCATATATATTTGCCCTATGACATTTGAAGAAGCTAAGGAGAAATTTATTCATACGTGGGGAACATTAGCCACTCAATGGGGCATCAATCGTTCTATGGCCCAGTTACATTCCCTACTGCTGATCTCACCCGATGCGCTGGCCATCGAAGATATCATGGAACAGCTACAAATTTCGCGGGGTAATGCCAGCATGAATCTTCGCGATTTGATGGACTGGGGCCTTATCTATAAACAGCTAAAGCCCGGCGAACGCAGGGAGTTTTTCATTGCAGAGAAAGACATTTGGAAAGTAGCCCGGCAGGTAGCCAAAGAACGCCGTCGACGGGAAATCACGCCTGTTGTAGAGGTCTTAAATGAGCTTAAAAATATCCCTACCGATACCCCCGAAGCGCAGGAATTTCATCGGGTAATGACCGGGCTCAGTAATGTTGTTGGCTTTGCGGATAATACACTCAATGCAGTCATCAAGGCGGAAGAAAACTGGTTGGTGAGTCAGTTTCTGAACGTATTTCGATAATTTTTTGCCTTTAAATTTCAACTATTTCTGAAAGTTCAAAATACTAATAATCATGAAAAAGCTGATCATTTATGACGAAAGCTGCCCAATGTGTAAGCTCTATACAAAGGGCATGGTAGCGGCTGACAC
It encodes:
- a CDS encoding GbsR/MarR family transcriptional regulator, translated to MTFEEAKEKFIHTWGTLATQWGINRSMAQLHSLLLISPDALAIEDIMEQLQISRGNASMNLRDLMDWGLIYKQLKPGERREFFIAEKDIWKVARQVAKERRRREITPVVEVLNELKNIPTDTPEAQEFHRVMTGLSNVVGFADNTLNAVIKAEENWLVSQFLNVFR